Sequence from the Ereboglobus luteus genome:
CGGGTTTCATGGGAAGAAAACGAGCGGGGTTGGATCAATACACCTTCTCTTCGAGAAGCGCGAAGAGCTCGGCCTCGGTGATACGGGTTTGCTGCATCGTGTCGCGGTCGCGGAGGGTGAAGGTGCCGTCCTTTTCAATTGTGTCGAAGTCGATCGTCACGCACCAGGGCGTGCCGATTTCGTCCTGGCGGCGGTAGCGGCGGCCGATGGCGCCGGACTCGTCGTAGAAGGCGGTGTATTTGCGTTTAATTTTTTTGTAGAGTTCCTGGGCGCGGCCGACGAGCGCCTCCTTGTTTTTGAGGAGCGGGAGCACCGCCACCTTCACCGGCGCGATGCGCGGCGAAAGGCGGAGCACGGTGCGAGTCTCGGTGTTACCCTTCTCATCGGTGACCTGCTCCTCGGCGTAGGCGGCGCAGAGCACGGCGAGGAAAATGCGGTCGGTGCCCACGGCGGGCTCGATCACATGCGGGACGAATTTCTTCTTCGTGGCCTCGTCGAAAATTTCCTGCGGCTTGCCGCTGGCCTCGGCGTGTTGCGTGAGGTCGTAGTTGCCGCGCGCGGCGATGCCCCAGAGTTCCTGCACGCCGAAGGGATACTTGAACATGATGTCCGTCGTGCCCTTCGAGTAAAACGAGAGCTTGGCCTTCGGGTGGTCGTAGAGCGAGAGGTGCGAATCGGGCAGGCCGATGGAAATGAGCCACTGGCGGCACCATTCGATCCAGTCCTTGTGGCACTGCGCCCAGTCGGCGTCCTCGTGGATGAAGTATTCCATTTCCATCTGCTCGAACTCGCGCGAGCGGAAGATGAAGTTGCGCGGCGTGATTTCGTTGCGGAACGACTTGCCGACTTGCGCGATGCCGAAGGGCAGTTTCACGCGGCCGGTGTCCACGACGTTCTTAAAATCGACGAACATGCCCTGCGCGGTTTCGGGGCGCAGGTAGGCGACGGCGGACGCGTCGCGGAGCGCGCCGACGTAGGTTTCGAACATCATGTTGAACGCGCGCGGCGGCGTGAGGCTGCCGGGCTCGCCGGTGGCGGGCGACGGGATGAGTGGAATCTCGTCGGGCTGCGCCTCGGTGAGGTCCTTGGGTTGCACGGACGCGAGCTCGCCCTGGATCGCCTTCTTGCGCTTGAGCGTTTCAGCGGCGGCCTGAAGCTCGGCGGCGGTGTTTTCGCTTTCGAGCGCGGAAACGTAGCCGACCGTTTTGCCATCGACGACGACGGGCGAGAAGAAGAGCTGGTCGGCGCGGTAGCGTTGTTTACTGACCTTGCAATCGACGAGCGGGTCGGTGAAGCCTGCGATATGGCCAGAGGCCGCCCAAACTTTCGGGTGCATGATGATCGACGACTCGATGCCGACGATGTCGTCGCGGCGGCGCACCATGTCGTTCCACCAGCAGTCGCGGATGTTTTTCTTCATCTCGGAGCCGAGCGGGCCGTAGTCAAAAAAGCCGTTGAGGCCGCCGTAGATTTCGGAGGATTGGAAAATGAAACCGCGGCGCTTGCAAAGCGCGACGATGGTTTCCATGGAGACTTCGGCGGGTGTGGACTGCGTTGACATAAGTGTGTTGTGAGTGGCGTTGGATGAAAAATAAAAACAAGAAACAAAACGCACGCGGGGCGCGCGGTCAATGACGGGTTGCCGCGATTGCGCCGGCATCGCATCCGCCATTTCGCGCGATTGGCCCCCTTGCGCGAGCGCCAACGCCTCTCATTTGCAATGCGAGATAAAGTTCTTGCTGCCGCGGCGGGGCGCACGTTGTCTTTCGTGACGCCCAAAAACAATGGCTTACTCAGATCCAGTCAAGGAGAGTGCACCGCTGCCCGCGTTTCTGCAAACGCTCAACCTGCGCAAGGCTCTCATACTCCTCATCCTCGCACTCGTCGTCATCACGACCATCGCGGTCACGGCATTCCTGCCCAAATGGTATCGCTCCAAGGCGTCCATTCGCGTGCTCAAGATCGGCACGACCAGCGCCGTATTCCAGGCGCAAAGCAACGACTACTACGATCCCTACTTCGTGCAGGACCAGCTGCGCACGATCA
This genomic interval carries:
- a CDS encoding glycine--tRNA ligase, which produces MSTQSTPAEVSMETIVALCKRRGFIFQSSEIYGGLNGFFDYGPLGSEMKKNIRDCWWNDMVRRRDDIVGIESSIIMHPKVWAASGHIAGFTDPLVDCKVSKQRYRADQLFFSPVVVDGKTVGYVSALESENTAAELQAAAETLKRKKAIQGELASVQPKDLTEAQPDEIPLIPSPATGEPGSLTPPRAFNMMFETYVGALRDASAVAYLRPETAQGMFVDFKNVVDTGRVKLPFGIAQVGKSFRNEITPRNFIFRSREFEQMEMEYFIHEDADWAQCHKDWIEWCRQWLISIGLPDSHLSLYDHPKAKLSFYSKGTTDIMFKYPFGVQELWGIAARGNYDLTQHAEASGKPQEIFDEATKKKFVPHVIEPAVGTDRIFLAVLCAAYAEEQVTDEKGNTETRTVLRLSPRIAPVKVAVLPLLKNKEALVGRAQELYKKIKRKYTAFYDESGAIGRRYRRQDEIGTPWCVTIDFDTIEKDGTFTLRDRDTMQQTRITEAELFALLEEKVY